The genomic DNA ATCAAAATATCATTGCTGTTAAATCAGGATTAAAACATCTTTTAACCATTTGAATTTATATGACTACTGGataaggattaaaaaaaacattttatagagACTGCTCTCACTCACAAAGCCTCAGAATCAAATTACAAGTTATATTTGTTCAAATCACTGTCTTGTGATTTGATCTGAATGTGGTACGCAGACTTACTCATAGTATTGCCTTTTGAGCTTCCTGTCTTCACCAATTGGTTTGCCATTCCATTTGTAGGATCTTCTCATTCTCAGTCTTGTGATGTAGCGGCTCATGGTACAGGTTTGATATGAGGTCTGTAAAGAACAGCATCGATTATATACTTAATAATGAAACCAGTAAAAATGGCAATCAGGagagatatgtgtatatatatatatatatatatatatatatatgtatatatatatatgtgtgtatatatatatatatatatatatatatatatatacacacacacacacacacataagtataacacacacacactaacatatatattagtaaacaaatattaaattatagaatTTGGAAGTTGTATTagtatattaaatgcaataactAAGTGATATATTAAACCCCTAAATACCTGGCATTaagaaaataacttttattaCTGGAGaggtaaaaatacattaataaaataaccGCGTCTTCTATATATAAGGTATCAAATTTAAAAATTCACTGCGTAACGTTATACAACTTTAAATCCCCAACACCTTTTCTTTCTTACTCACCAGCCGATAGTTTATGCAACCGTCTCAATTCTccttaataaacaaataaataaacaacagtaTTCCGTCTCACTTAAACGCTCAGAaatctaaattaatatatatatatgaagttgaACACATCTTACAGCACAGTAGTTAAAGAGCACAACTTACACGACTCTTTCCCGCGCAGATGACGTATGAAGTGTTTTTGATTGGACAGGAACACCGCTTGACCTTACGGATGTGACGTAGGTTTTCCCCCGGAAGTCATTTCTCCATGGGATAGGAGCGTTCCGATTATCCGTTCGTTCATTTACAATTTTGAGCAATGGCTAATAGAACGGTAAAAGATGCCAATAGTATACATGGAACAAATCCTCAGTATCTTGTCGAGAAGATTATACGAACGCGTATTTATGAGTCCAAGTACTGGAAAGAGGAATGTTTTGGACTTACAGGTGAGAGAAGTGTGCTGCACACATAACGTTACTGTAGTTTCGTGTTAATGTGGCATTTAAAACCACGCTACTTATTTACCTTACTCACAGAAATGACCTAAATACGATCGTCTTTGTTACTTCAttgtatttaatcatattttaatgcTGACCTGCAGTTGTTCATTGTTTACTGTTGGCAGCATTAGTAATGTGACTTGATACACTATTAGAAAGGAATAACTTCGAGTGTGTGTATTAAAATGGAATGGTTTATTTAacctttaatattataaaaatataatttatgtatatttatcatTAGCCCCTTATTCATATAGGAGAATGACATTTTAATCGTGGGGGTCAAACACAGTGCAATACAATACAATGGTGATTGATtaataaacattcctcaaaaatCCTGTTGCATTTTTAAACGATTTTTCTTAAATTATGTATTGATAATAAAATATGGTTGCTGCAGTCCAGTGAAGGTCCATCTAGAAATAAGTTATTTCtacatttactttaaaaatcattaaagattCCACAGCAAATGTGGATATTTTTAGAATTATATGAAGAAGGCCCTAAATCCTATCTAACATCAATCAGATGAAAGAAGACATGTACAAGATTGTCTACACAGGTTTTTCAGCAAAGGTTTGTGCAGGTTGAAAATTTAGAGTCCTTATTTTAAAAGTCAGGTATCAAATAGGAAGCTGTAGGCTTTATGGGGTTATGGTCTGTTATAAAACATTTACCTTAAATTTCTCGAAGTACATTTATGGATTTGTGGAATTAATGTGCCAAGCATCATTTTAAATGTCACTAATATGGTTCCCTCTGTAAAATCAAGCTGAACTTGTCGTGGACAAAGCAATGGAACTGAAGTATGTTGGTGGTGTATATGGAGGAAACATCAAGCCTACTCCATTCTTATGTCTGACCCTAAAGATGCTGCAGATCCAGCCTGAAAAGGACATTATTGTGGAATTCATCAAGAATGAAGACTTCAAGTTAGTATGCAAATACTGCTCTATCTGTATACTGTTTGTCATGTTCCTGTTTACATTCTGCATTCGTTTACATTTTCCCCCTCCAGGTATGTCCGTTTGCTTGGAGCAATATATATGCGCCTGACTGGAACTTCTGTAGATTGCTACAAGTATTTAGAACCATTATACAATGACTACAGAAAGATTAAAAGCCAGAACAGAAATGGAGGTGGGGATTTTTCTTCAATATTTAGTGGATATGTGGCATTAAATAATTTATCCTTGCTGATAAAGATGTTTGCAAATAACATTTCTTCTTTACGCAGAGTTTGAGTTGATGCATGTTGATGAGTTTATAGATGAGCTGCTTCATGCAGAGCGAATGTGTGACATCATCCTCCCTAGACTTCAGGTTGGTTGGACatattatgtttgtgtgtgtgtgcattagagcttagattctctgcccggGCTCAATAAAGCAcgtcatgcgcagcgtctcgtccactcgcagtctcgcatgcgtgacgcatcacacctgctctgcgtgctgtactattcagtagattaagtgcaacatggagcttgaagaagcaaagaaaagttgagcaagtttggaggaaaatcggagacatggaaacattttaaactagtcgtggggagtgacaacatatgtgttggctttgtctcgtgcattaaatgcggcattaactgcgcagctcccccgtagcctaaatgatcaagcacagcagcacctgcgataaaaaaaaaataagaatctgGCGCCGTtctggttataacggcccacatattaaaaatggtcgggtttaaatctggctcgggctcataattacagtgaacgtgtcaggccgggctcggacacaatgggctcgggtagggtcgggcttgatttgttgggcccgatctaagctctagtgtgcatatgtatacattttatttatttatttatataaattgaatGCATTTGTGTTGTCCCTTTGAAGTCATATGAATTTCAAAGGAAATGTATGAGTCGTTTATGTGATCAAATACTGTGTCCAcgtgttcatttgtttttgttttcacagaAGAGACAGGTTTTGGAGGAAGCTGAGCTGCTGGATGCTCGTATTAGTGCTCTGGAAGAAGATTTGGATGAGGTGGAAACCAGTgatgaagaggatgaggaagaagaGAAGGTAAAAATTATCTCACAATGTCTTGTTTTATCCAAgcaaaatctattattattaattattataataaatattaattatattattataataaattgtgATTGTTACACAACCTCTCCATATGTACTGCAGCCAGAGAGAGTGCAGACAGCAGAGCCACACAGAAGGAGTTATAGAGATATGGACCGACCACGCAGGTCTCCTTCTCCACGCTACAGACGCAGCCGCTCACCCAGAAGGTCCGTGATGGTGCTAATCATCCATTTAGTTTGAATTATTATAGGTTTCTGGTGTAACAGATGAATAATTAATCTtctttttctcttaattttttttctttctcattttagACGGAGCAGGTCACCTAAAAGACGaaggtatataaaaaaaacatttttaggcaCATTATTAGTGTCTTGGATACATTATTAGTGGGGCATATTATTTTAggtaattatacagtatatatattgtcTGATTACTCTGTTCATTCAGTCCATCTCCCAGACGTGAGAGAGATCGGGAGCGTCATCGCAGCAAAAGTCCCCGCAGGCACCGCAGCAGATCCAGGGACAGGAGACATCGCTCCAAATCTCCAGGTAAAGCAAGGCTGTTTTGAAGTACTCAATATGTCaccacattttatttaaaataattagagTAATTGGCAAAACTCATAATTAAGAAATATTGGCATATTTCCTTCCAGGTCACCACAGAAGTCACCGGCATCGCAGTCACTCCAAGTCCCCAGAAAGGTAATAGTACTTAGGtatatcaaattaatttaaaataattgtcttTGTTTTTACCATCTTGTTTCATGGTGCAATTGTCTCTCTGTGTTCTAGTCGGTCAAAGAAGAGTCACAAGAGAAGTCGGAGAGGAAATGAGTGATCTCCGTtttctgtgtgatttttttttttcttgttttatagaTATTTTTTGCTCTGAAATATGTGGAGAAAGAGCAATTTCTGTCATAAATAGCTTGATCTTATTCTGTGTAAATTGCCCAAGCCCAGTTTAGTCCTCAAAGGTTTTTGGTGCTGTTTTATACGTTTAATTGATATTTacaaccagattttttttttcatcctgaattaactgtactttttaaaataaacaactgATGTATTGTGGTTTCCATTTTTTCCTGTTATAAAGACAATAATTGAAACACTCTACAAGAAAATGAACTTGTTTTTGTTGACTTTAAAATTGCTGTTACTTTGGTATGATATCAGTCTCTGAATTTGGAGACTTCTTTACAGGTACTTTCGATTCTACAACAAAATTGAAGCTGAACAGTTAAAGCCGAGAAAAGACTGGACATAACCAGTCGTATACTGTTTCAGTTTTCTGGGATAAAGTTGGccaaacttaatttaatttcatgAGAGAGATTAAAtagttatttgttttaaatataaattaaggtAATAAGATAAATGTAAAGCAACCCAATTTTTACTTTTGAATTTCAAAAGAAAAGACATGTAGAAGTCTACAAAGTGTGGTAGATTATATAGATTAAGAAACACTTGAATGAGTTTCAGATTGATCGTAATATTTTCGTGTGATCGGTGACTAAAATGACATTGGGTTTAggtattttttgtaatttgaaaAATAGCGAAGCTCAAATCTTAATCTTTGTACTTGTCACTTGAACTAGAAAAGAGAGTATGACGGTGAGGAAATGGTAGTGTTAATGTTatggagacttttattttgacggatgTTATTAGAGAACAGCGAACAGGAAGTAAATACGTCAACGTtatgagaaaatatattttttaatcaaccAGGATAGTTGTATAGCGGAGAAATTCCTTAAACTATTAATACACGGTAAGTATGTGAAAAAATAATATAGAAACTATCCATGACCTAGGAAAAATATTCAGTGTTATGATGCGCCACATGGGACACTAGTTGACCTGATTTTAGGGAAGAAATGCAGCGTATTCAACACGCTCTGTGTCTTGTCATTCAGTCTCACAAGTTTTATTGTCGAATGGTATGTTATCCAACTGTGTATGTGATTCACGGCATTAACTAGACAATTAAGAGCAAACCGATATAGAATAATAACTGGAGTAATGCATGGAGGTTAAATTGACGTGATTCCGACAATAATTTAAATGCCTTTTATATTAAAATTCAAAGACTGTGTGTTTCAaactaatataattattaattgtatAATGTTTGCTAAACCAAAGATTATGCTTTTCCAAAAATGCAGTCCAGGatgttttacaatatttataatagTTACATCCGGCTTGAGCTTCTGTGGAAGTCAGCTGATAAGTCAGCAGGTTACACTTCCTTTCATTCTGCTCCTGAATTTGAGCGCTGAACAGTTTGCATTCACTGCGCCTCCTGCAACCTTTCTGTGAGTTTTTAGGGTTTTGATTGATTTACTAAAACAGAGATTAAATCATAGATTTAATATCCTGAAGTCTATTCCATGTATGACACTGTTCAAATTGggttctttgttttcttttctctgaagGCACACAGGATGAGTATGAATGACTTTGCTGTTCTCAGCACTGGACGAAAAATGCCCCTTGTGGGACTTGGGACATGGAAGAGTGAACCAGGACAGGTAAGTTTTCTGTGCATCATCCCAATTCTAATTATGGCAGAATTTGAATCTGTTTACTAGGGTATACAGTTTTTCAGTATATTATCCAATATGTTCTGCAATaatcttttgctttaattattgtgtatgtgtgtagaaCTGCAAAGGTATTTTGTATAAATATGTTATCAATTGCAGGTAAAACAGGCAGTTATTTGGGCACTGCAATCTGGCTATCGGCACATTGACTGTGCTCCCATTTACGGGAATGAGCCAGAGATCGGTGAAGCATTTCAGGAAATGATGGGACCTGAAAAAGTAGGTCAACCAAGTAGATTACAAACATGAAACGCATACCCACACACTGAAATATATAATGCATGTGTGCTTTACAACTGTTGTCTTCTTTCAGGGAATAAGGAGAGAGGATGTATTCGTGACCTCCaaactgtggaacacaaaacatcACCCAGATGATGTGGAACCATCTCTTTTAAAGACTTTGAAAGATTTAAAACTGGAGTACCTAGACCTTTACCTCATCCATTGGCCATATGCCTTCCAGTAAGCCTCCAGCTATtctcataataaatatatatgtgtataaagaCACGTAGACAGAGTACTATGTATGAATTCATTTCTTATAACAAACTTAAATTCTAACATAAAAAAGCGACCACAAAAAGAGAGCGATTAAAGTATTCAAGACTCTGTAACAGTCCACTGTCATAATAGTCTTATCTAGGTTATCTTGTTTATTGCAaatataaacattgttttctttaTCTCCTTTGGGTAATTAAATATGAAGTTCTCATTAGTAGGGATatccacccaaaaaataaaaattctgttatcCTTTGAAGAATTTTGGAGACTGTTGGTACTAAACAGTTCTAGTtcacattgacttccattgtatggtcAAAACAAATGATGGAAGTGAATGGAAACTGAAAAGGTTTGGTTACTAACAACATTCGTCTTacagtttgaaatgacatgagggtgaataaataggACAGAAATTTTcggggtggactatccctttaatgtgctCTGCCTTTTTCAGATACCAGTCAAGTGTTTAATCTTCTTATTTTTGTCCAGACGAGGTGATACCTCTTTTCCTAGGAAGGAGGATGGAACCTTGCTGTATGACAACATAGACTACAAGCTGACATGGGCTGCTAT from Carassius carassius chromosome 17, fCarCar2.1, whole genome shotgun sequence includes the following:
- the prpf38a gene encoding pre-mRNA-splicing factor 38A, whose protein sequence is MANRTVKDANSIHGTNPQYLVEKIIRTRIYESKYWKEECFGLTAELVVDKAMELKYVGGVYGGNIKPTPFLCLTLKMLQIQPEKDIIVEFIKNEDFKYVRLLGAIYMRLTGTSVDCYKYLEPLYNDYRKIKSQNRNGEFELMHVDEFIDELLHAERMCDIILPRLQKRQVLEEAELLDARISALEEDLDEVETSDEEDEEEEKPERVQTAEPHRRSYRDMDRPRRSPSPRYRRSRSPRRRSRSPKRRSPSPRRERDRERHRSKSPRRHRSRSRDRRHRSKSPGHHRSHRHRSHSKSPESRSKKSHKRSRRGNE